In a single window of the Nicotiana tomentosiformis chromosome 10, ASM39032v3, whole genome shotgun sequence genome:
- the LOC104091245 gene encoding pollen-specific leucine-rich repeat extensin-like protein 3 isoform X4 has product MANPPSIKALGCFLLLNLVSFSSFSFAFTDNEAALIARRQLTAGTGDLPNPVEYEKNIKLTFANARLKKAYIALQAWKKAIYSDPSNFTSNWEGPDVCAYNGVFCDNALDDPNISVVAGIDLNHADIAGHLPVELGFLSDVSLIHINSNRFCGIVPKSVSNLKLLDEIDFSNNRFVGPFPKVVLELPNLKYLDLRYNDFEGSVPSELFDKSLDAIFLNNNRFHSTIPPNIGNSNASVVVLANNKFHGCIPHSIGKMENTLDELVFTNNNLSGCVTDEITKLKSLTVFDISRNKFVGSLPQGLKFMQKVQVLDIASNMFIGEVPEAICTLPNLANFTFSYNYFDALDKACAPPLKKNLVVEDKENCLGGRPDQRKERDCQSVLSKPVDCSKDKCRANKEGPAPKEPNPPMPPKRTPSTPKPPKSNPPKISPLPPPVHSPPPPVPSPKPKPPPVHSPPPPVASPPPPVPVHSPPPPVASPPPPVPSPKPKPPPVHSPPPPVASPPPPVPSPKPNPPPVHSPPPPVASPPPPVPSPKPQPPPVHSPPPPVASPPPPVPSPKPQPPPVHSPPPLVASPPPPVHSPPPPVQSSPPPVASPPPPVHSPPPPVHSSPPPVASPPPPVHSPPPPVHSPPPPVASLPPPVHSPPPPVHSPPPPPVHSPPLPVHSPPPPVHSPPPPVFSPPPPVYSPPPPKPIQSPPPAPLASPPPPVFEDVILPPNLGSIYASPPPPIFPGY; this is encoded by the exons ATGGCTAATCCTCCAAGCATAAAGGCCTTAGGTTGCTTTCTTCTCCTCAATCTTGTTTCTTTTTCATCCTTTTCTTTTGCATTTACTGATAATGAAGCCGCTCTCATCGCTCGTCGCCAGCTTACCGCTGGTACTGGTGATCTTCCAAATCCAGTTGAATATGAAAAGAACATTAAGTTGACATTTGCAAATGCTAGGTTAAAGAAAGCTTACATTGCTCTTCAAGCTTGGAAAAAAGCTATTTACTCTGATCCATCAAATTTCACTAGTAATTGGGAAGGTCCTGATGTTTGTGCATATAATGGTGTTTTTTGTGATAATGCATTAGATGATCCCAACATCTCTGTTGTTGCTGGTATTGATCTTAATCATGCAGACATCGCGGGGCACCTCCCTGTAGAGCTCGGGTTCCTATCCGATGTTAGTCTTATTCATATTAATTCTAATCGATTCTGTGGAATCGTCCCTAAGAGTGTTTCAAATcttaaacttttagatgagaTTGATTTCAGCAACAACCGTTTCGTGGGGCCATTCCCTAAGGTTGTGCTGGAGTTGCCAAACCTTAAATACCTTGATCTTAGGTACAATGATTTTGAAGGATCAGTGCCTTCTGAACTATTTGATAAGAGTCTTGATGCTATTTTCCTAAACAATAATCGTTTCCATTCCACCATTCCTCCAAATATTGGCAATTCCAATGCCTCAGTGGTGGTTTTGGCTAACAATAAATTCCATGGTTGCATCCCTCATAGTATTGGCAAAATGGAAAACACATTAGATGAGCTTGTTTTCACCAACAACAATCTCTCTGGTTGTGTTACAGACGAAATCACTAAGCTCAAGAGCTTAACGGTTTTTGACATTAGCAGAAATAAGTTTGTTGGATCCTTGCCTCAGGGTTTGAAATTCATGCAGAAAGTGCAAGTACTTGATATTGCATCAAACATGTTTATAGGAGAAGTTCCAGAGGCTATTTGCACCTTACCAAATTTGGCCAATTTCACATTCTCTTACAATTATTTTGATGCCTTGGACAAAGCTTGTGCACCACCACTTAAGAAAAATCTTGTGGTAGAAGATAAGGAAAATTGTTTAGGAGGAAGACCAGACCAGAGAAAAGAGAGAGATTGTCAATCTGTTTTGAGCAAACCTGTGGATTGCAGTAAAGATAAATGTAGAGCTAACAAAGAAGGACCAGCACCAAAGGAACCAAATCCCCCTATGCCACCCAAAAGAACTCCTTCAACCCCAAAACCACCTAAGTCTAATCCACCCAAGATTTCACCTTTACCACCACCAGTTCACTCTCCACCACCACCAgtaccaagtccaaaaccaaagccACCTCCGGTTCACTCTCCACCACCACCCGTGGCATCACCGCCCCCACCAgtacc GGTTCACTCTCCACCACCACCCGTAGCATCACCTCCACCACCAgtaccaagtccaaaaccaaagccACCTCCCGTCCATTCCCCACCACCACCAGTGGCATCACCTCCACCACCAGtgccaagtccaaaaccaaaccCACCTCCGGTTCACTCTCCTCCTCCACCAGTGGCATCGCCTCCACCACCAGTGCCAAGTCCAAAACCACAGCCGCCTCCAGTCCACTCTCCTCCACCACCAGTGGCATCACCTCCACCACCAGTGCCAAGTCCAAAACCACAGCCGCCTCCAGTCCACTCTCCTCCACCACTAGTGGCATCACCTCCGCCTCCAGTTCACTCCCCACCACCACCAGTCCAGTCTTCTCCACCACCAGTGGCATCACCTCCGCCTCCAGTTCACTCCCCACCACCACCAGTCCATTCTTCTCCACCACCAGTGGCATCACCTCCGCCTCCAGTTCACTCCCCACCACCACCAGTCCATTCTCCTCCACCACCAGTGGCATCCCTTCCGCCTCCAGTTCATTCGCCACCTCCTCCAGTTCActctccaccaccaccaccagtTCATTCCCCACCTCTTCCAGTTCATTCTCCACCGCCACCAGTTCACTCACCACCACCTCCAGTCTTTTCTCCTCCTCCACCGGTCTACTCCCCACCTCCACCTAAACCTATTCAATCACCACCTCCTGCTCCATTGGCATCTCCCCCTCCACCTGTTTTCGAGGATGTTATCCTTCCTCCAAACTTGGGATCAATTTACGCATCACCACCACCACCAATTTTCCCTGGTTACTAA
- the LOC104091245 gene encoding pollen-specific leucine-rich repeat extensin-like protein 3 isoform X3 produces MANPPSIKALGCFLLLNLVSFSSFSFAFTDNEAALIARRQLTAGTGDLPNPVEYEKNIKLTFANARLKKAYIALQAWKKAIYSDPSNFTSNWEGPDVCAYNGVFCDNALDDPNISVVAGIDLNHADIAGHLPVELGFLSDVSLIHINSNRFCGIVPKSVSNLKLLDEIDFSNNRFVGPFPKVVLELPNLKYLDLRYNDFEGSVPSELFDKSLDAIFLNNNRFHSTIPPNIGNSNASVVVLANNKFHGCIPHSIGKMENTLDELVFTNNNLSGCVTDEITKLKSLTVFDISRNKFVGSLPQGLKFMQKVQVLDIASNMFIGEVPEAICTLPNLANFTFSYNYFDALDKACAPPLKKNLVVEDKENCLGGRPDQRKERDCQSVLSKPVDCSKDKCRANKEGPAPKEPNPPMPPKRTPSTPKPPKSNPPKISPLPPPVHSPPPPVPSPKPKPPPVHSPPPPVASPPPPVPSPKPKSPPVHSPPPSVASPPPSVPSPKPKQPPVHSPPPPVASPPPPVPVHSPPPPVASPPPPVPSPKPKPPPVHSPPPPVASPPPPVPSPKPNPPPVHSPPPPVASPPPPVPSPKPQPPPVHSPPPPVASPPPPVPSPKPQPPPVHSPPPLVASPPPPVHSPPPPVQSSPPPVASPPPPVHSPPPPVHSSPPPVASPPPPVHSPPPPVHSPPPPVASLPPPVHSPPPPVHSPPPPPVHSPPLPVHSPPPPVHSPPPPVFSPPPPVYSPPPPKPIQSPPPAPLASPPPPVFEDVILPPNLGSIYASPPPPIFPGY; encoded by the exons ATGGCTAATCCTCCAAGCATAAAGGCCTTAGGTTGCTTTCTTCTCCTCAATCTTGTTTCTTTTTCATCCTTTTCTTTTGCATTTACTGATAATGAAGCCGCTCTCATCGCTCGTCGCCAGCTTACCGCTGGTACTGGTGATCTTCCAAATCCAGTTGAATATGAAAAGAACATTAAGTTGACATTTGCAAATGCTAGGTTAAAGAAAGCTTACATTGCTCTTCAAGCTTGGAAAAAAGCTATTTACTCTGATCCATCAAATTTCACTAGTAATTGGGAAGGTCCTGATGTTTGTGCATATAATGGTGTTTTTTGTGATAATGCATTAGATGATCCCAACATCTCTGTTGTTGCTGGTATTGATCTTAATCATGCAGACATCGCGGGGCACCTCCCTGTAGAGCTCGGGTTCCTATCCGATGTTAGTCTTATTCATATTAATTCTAATCGATTCTGTGGAATCGTCCCTAAGAGTGTTTCAAATcttaaacttttagatgagaTTGATTTCAGCAACAACCGTTTCGTGGGGCCATTCCCTAAGGTTGTGCTGGAGTTGCCAAACCTTAAATACCTTGATCTTAGGTACAATGATTTTGAAGGATCAGTGCCTTCTGAACTATTTGATAAGAGTCTTGATGCTATTTTCCTAAACAATAATCGTTTCCATTCCACCATTCCTCCAAATATTGGCAATTCCAATGCCTCAGTGGTGGTTTTGGCTAACAATAAATTCCATGGTTGCATCCCTCATAGTATTGGCAAAATGGAAAACACATTAGATGAGCTTGTTTTCACCAACAACAATCTCTCTGGTTGTGTTACAGACGAAATCACTAAGCTCAAGAGCTTAACGGTTTTTGACATTAGCAGAAATAAGTTTGTTGGATCCTTGCCTCAGGGTTTGAAATTCATGCAGAAAGTGCAAGTACTTGATATTGCATCAAACATGTTTATAGGAGAAGTTCCAGAGGCTATTTGCACCTTACCAAATTTGGCCAATTTCACATTCTCTTACAATTATTTTGATGCCTTGGACAAAGCTTGTGCACCACCACTTAAGAAAAATCTTGTGGTAGAAGATAAGGAAAATTGTTTAGGAGGAAGACCAGACCAGAGAAAAGAGAGAGATTGTCAATCTGTTTTGAGCAAACCTGTGGATTGCAGTAAAGATAAATGTAGAGCTAACAAAGAAGGACCAGCACCAAAGGAACCAAATCCCCCTATGCCACCCAAAAGAACTCCTTCAACCCCAAAACCACCTAAGTCTAATCCACCCAAGATTTCACCTTTACCACCACCAGTTCACTCTCCACCACCACCAgtaccaagtccaaaaccaaagccACCTCCGGTTCACTCTCCACCACCACCCGTGGCATCACCGCCCCCACCAgtaccaagtccaaaaccaaaatcACCTCCGGTTCACTCTCCACCACCATCGGTGGCATCACCGCCCCCATCAgtaccaagtccaaaaccaaaacaACCTCCGGTTCACTCTCCACCACCACCAGTGGCATCACCGCCCCCACCAgtacc GGTTCACTCTCCACCACCACCCGTAGCATCACCTCCACCACCAgtaccaagtccaaaaccaaagccACCTCCCGTCCATTCCCCACCACCACCAGTGGCATCACCTCCACCACCAGtgccaagtccaaaaccaaaccCACCTCCGGTTCACTCTCCTCCTCCACCAGTGGCATCGCCTCCACCACCAGTGCCAAGTCCAAAACCACAGCCGCCTCCAGTCCACTCTCCTCCACCACCAGTGGCATCACCTCCACCACCAGTGCCAAGTCCAAAACCACAGCCGCCTCCAGTCCACTCTCCTCCACCACTAGTGGCATCACCTCCGCCTCCAGTTCACTCCCCACCACCACCAGTCCAGTCTTCTCCACCACCAGTGGCATCACCTCCGCCTCCAGTTCACTCCCCACCACCACCAGTCCATTCTTCTCCACCACCAGTGGCATCACCTCCGCCTCCAGTTCACTCCCCACCACCACCAGTCCATTCTCCTCCACCACCAGTGGCATCCCTTCCGCCTCCAGTTCATTCGCCACCTCCTCCAGTTCActctccaccaccaccaccagtTCATTCCCCACCTCTTCCAGTTCATTCTCCACCGCCACCAGTTCACTCACCACCACCTCCAGTCTTTTCTCCTCCTCCACCGGTCTACTCCCCACCTCCACCTAAACCTATTCAATCACCACCTCCTGCTCCATTGGCATCTCCCCCTCCACCTGTTTTCGAGGATGTTATCCTTCCTCCAAACTTGGGATCAATTTACGCATCACCACCACCACCAATTTTCCCTGGTTACTAA
- the LOC104091245 gene encoding pollen-specific leucine-rich repeat extensin-like protein 3 isoform X1, whose translation MANPPSIKALGCFLLLNLVSFSSFSFAFTDNEAALIARRQLTAGTGDLPNPVEYEKNIKLTFANARLKKAYIALQAWKKAIYSDPSNFTSNWEGPDVCAYNGVFCDNALDDPNISVVAGIDLNHADIAGHLPVELGFLSDVSLIHINSNRFCGIVPKSVSNLKLLDEIDFSNNRFVGPFPKVVLELPNLKYLDLRYNDFEGSVPSELFDKSLDAIFLNNNRFHSTIPPNIGNSNASVVVLANNKFHGCIPHSIGKMENTLDELVFTNNNLSGCVTDEITKLKSLTVFDISRNKFVGSLPQGLKFMQKVQVLDIASNMFIGEVPEAICTLPNLANFTFSYNYFDALDKACAPPLKKNLVVEDKENCLGGRPDQRKERDCQSVLSKPVDCSKDKCRANKEGPAPKEPNPPMPPKRTPSTPKPPKSNPPKISPLPPPVHSPPPPVPSPKPKPPPVHSPPPPVASPPPPVPSPKPKSPPVHSPPPSVASPPPSVPSPKPKQPPVHSPPPPVASPPPPVPSPKPKPPPVHSSPPPVASPPPPVPSPKPKPPPVHSPPPPVASPPPPVPSPKPKPPPVHSPPPPVASPPPPVPSPKPNPPPVHSPPPPVASPPPPVPSPKPQPPPVHSPPPPVASPPPPVPSPKPQPPPVHSPPPLVASPPPPVHSPPPPVQSSPPPVASPPPPVHSPPPPVHSSPPPVASPPPPVHSPPPPVHSPPPPVASLPPPVHSPPPPVHSPPPPPVHSPPLPVHSPPPPVHSPPPPVFSPPPPVYSPPPPKPIQSPPPAPLASPPPPVFEDVILPPNLGSIYASPPPPIFPGY comes from the coding sequence ATGGCTAATCCTCCAAGCATAAAGGCCTTAGGTTGCTTTCTTCTCCTCAATCTTGTTTCTTTTTCATCCTTTTCTTTTGCATTTACTGATAATGAAGCCGCTCTCATCGCTCGTCGCCAGCTTACCGCTGGTACTGGTGATCTTCCAAATCCAGTTGAATATGAAAAGAACATTAAGTTGACATTTGCAAATGCTAGGTTAAAGAAAGCTTACATTGCTCTTCAAGCTTGGAAAAAAGCTATTTACTCTGATCCATCAAATTTCACTAGTAATTGGGAAGGTCCTGATGTTTGTGCATATAATGGTGTTTTTTGTGATAATGCATTAGATGATCCCAACATCTCTGTTGTTGCTGGTATTGATCTTAATCATGCAGACATCGCGGGGCACCTCCCTGTAGAGCTCGGGTTCCTATCCGATGTTAGTCTTATTCATATTAATTCTAATCGATTCTGTGGAATCGTCCCTAAGAGTGTTTCAAATcttaaacttttagatgagaTTGATTTCAGCAACAACCGTTTCGTGGGGCCATTCCCTAAGGTTGTGCTGGAGTTGCCAAACCTTAAATACCTTGATCTTAGGTACAATGATTTTGAAGGATCAGTGCCTTCTGAACTATTTGATAAGAGTCTTGATGCTATTTTCCTAAACAATAATCGTTTCCATTCCACCATTCCTCCAAATATTGGCAATTCCAATGCCTCAGTGGTGGTTTTGGCTAACAATAAATTCCATGGTTGCATCCCTCATAGTATTGGCAAAATGGAAAACACATTAGATGAGCTTGTTTTCACCAACAACAATCTCTCTGGTTGTGTTACAGACGAAATCACTAAGCTCAAGAGCTTAACGGTTTTTGACATTAGCAGAAATAAGTTTGTTGGATCCTTGCCTCAGGGTTTGAAATTCATGCAGAAAGTGCAAGTACTTGATATTGCATCAAACATGTTTATAGGAGAAGTTCCAGAGGCTATTTGCACCTTACCAAATTTGGCCAATTTCACATTCTCTTACAATTATTTTGATGCCTTGGACAAAGCTTGTGCACCACCACTTAAGAAAAATCTTGTGGTAGAAGATAAGGAAAATTGTTTAGGAGGAAGACCAGACCAGAGAAAAGAGAGAGATTGTCAATCTGTTTTGAGCAAACCTGTGGATTGCAGTAAAGATAAATGTAGAGCTAACAAAGAAGGACCAGCACCAAAGGAACCAAATCCCCCTATGCCACCCAAAAGAACTCCTTCAACCCCAAAACCACCTAAGTCTAATCCACCCAAGATTTCACCTTTACCACCACCAGTTCACTCTCCACCACCACCAgtaccaagtccaaaaccaaagccACCTCCGGTTCACTCTCCACCACCACCCGTGGCATCACCGCCCCCACCAgtaccaagtccaaaaccaaaatcACCTCCGGTTCACTCTCCACCACCATCGGTGGCATCACCGCCCCCATCAgtaccaagtccaaaaccaaaacaACCTCCGGTTCACTCTCCACCACCACCAGTGGCATCACCGCCCCCACCAgtaccaagtccaaaaccaaagccCCCTCCGGTTCACTCTTCACCCCCACCCGTGGCATCACCTCCACCACCAgtaccaagtccaaaaccaaagccACCTCCGGTTCACTCTCCACCACCACCCGTAGCATCACCTCCACCACCAgtaccaagtccaaaaccaaagccACCTCCCGTCCATTCCCCACCACCACCAGTGGCATCACCTCCACCACCAGtgccaagtccaaaaccaaaccCACCTCCGGTTCACTCTCCTCCTCCACCAGTGGCATCGCCTCCACCACCAGTGCCAAGTCCAAAACCACAGCCGCCTCCAGTCCACTCTCCTCCACCACCAGTGGCATCACCTCCACCACCAGTGCCAAGTCCAAAACCACAGCCGCCTCCAGTCCACTCTCCTCCACCACTAGTGGCATCACCTCCGCCTCCAGTTCACTCCCCACCACCACCAGTCCAGTCTTCTCCACCACCAGTGGCATCACCTCCGCCTCCAGTTCACTCCCCACCACCACCAGTCCATTCTTCTCCACCACCAGTGGCATCACCTCCGCCTCCAGTTCACTCCCCACCACCACCAGTCCATTCTCCTCCACCACCAGTGGCATCCCTTCCGCCTCCAGTTCATTCGCCACCTCCTCCAGTTCActctccaccaccaccaccagtTCATTCCCCACCTCTTCCAGTTCATTCTCCACCGCCACCAGTTCACTCACCACCACCTCCAGTCTTTTCTCCTCCTCCACCGGTCTACTCCCCACCTCCACCTAAACCTATTCAATCACCACCTCCTGCTCCATTGGCATCTCCCCCTCCACCTGTTTTCGAGGATGTTATCCTTCCTCCAAACTTGGGATCAATTTACGCATCACCACCACCACCAATTTTCCCTGGTTACTAA
- the LOC104091245 gene encoding pollen-specific leucine-rich repeat extensin-like protein 3 isoform X2 translates to MANPPSIKALGCFLLLNLVSFSSFSFAFTDNEAALIARRQLTAGTGDLPNPVEYEKNIKLTFANARLKKAYIALQAWKKAIYSDPSNFTSNWEGPDVCAYNGVFCDNALDDPNISVVAGIDLNHADIAGHLPVELGFLSDVSLIHINSNRFCGIVPKSVSNLKLLDEIDFSNNRFVGPFPKVVLELPNLKYLDLRYNDFEGSVPSELFDKSLDAIFLNNNRFHSTIPPNIGNSNASVVVLANNKFHGCIPHSIGKMENTLDELVFTNNNLSGCVTDEITKLKSLTVFDISRNKFVGSLPQGLKFMQKVQVLDIASNMFIGEVPEAICTLPNLANFTFSYNYFDALDKACAPPLKKNLVVEDKENCLGGRPDQRKERDCQSVLSKPVDCSKDKCRANKEGPAPKEPNPPMPPKRTPSTPKPPKSNPPKISPLPPPVHSPPPPVPSPKPKPPPVHSPPPPVASPPPPVPVHSPPPPVASPPPPVPSPKPKPPPVHSSPPPVASPPPPVPSPKPKPPPVHSPPPPVASPPPPVPSPKPKPPPVHSPPPPVASPPPPVPSPKPNPPPVHSPPPPVASPPPPVPSPKPQPPPVHSPPPPVASPPPPVPSPKPQPPPVHSPPPLVASPPPPVHSPPPPVQSSPPPVASPPPPVHSPPPPVHSSPPPVASPPPPVHSPPPPVHSPPPPVASLPPPVHSPPPPVHSPPPPPVHSPPLPVHSPPPPVHSPPPPVFSPPPPVYSPPPPKPIQSPPPAPLASPPPPVFEDVILPPNLGSIYASPPPPIFPGY, encoded by the exons ATGGCTAATCCTCCAAGCATAAAGGCCTTAGGTTGCTTTCTTCTCCTCAATCTTGTTTCTTTTTCATCCTTTTCTTTTGCATTTACTGATAATGAAGCCGCTCTCATCGCTCGTCGCCAGCTTACCGCTGGTACTGGTGATCTTCCAAATCCAGTTGAATATGAAAAGAACATTAAGTTGACATTTGCAAATGCTAGGTTAAAGAAAGCTTACATTGCTCTTCAAGCTTGGAAAAAAGCTATTTACTCTGATCCATCAAATTTCACTAGTAATTGGGAAGGTCCTGATGTTTGTGCATATAATGGTGTTTTTTGTGATAATGCATTAGATGATCCCAACATCTCTGTTGTTGCTGGTATTGATCTTAATCATGCAGACATCGCGGGGCACCTCCCTGTAGAGCTCGGGTTCCTATCCGATGTTAGTCTTATTCATATTAATTCTAATCGATTCTGTGGAATCGTCCCTAAGAGTGTTTCAAATcttaaacttttagatgagaTTGATTTCAGCAACAACCGTTTCGTGGGGCCATTCCCTAAGGTTGTGCTGGAGTTGCCAAACCTTAAATACCTTGATCTTAGGTACAATGATTTTGAAGGATCAGTGCCTTCTGAACTATTTGATAAGAGTCTTGATGCTATTTTCCTAAACAATAATCGTTTCCATTCCACCATTCCTCCAAATATTGGCAATTCCAATGCCTCAGTGGTGGTTTTGGCTAACAATAAATTCCATGGTTGCATCCCTCATAGTATTGGCAAAATGGAAAACACATTAGATGAGCTTGTTTTCACCAACAACAATCTCTCTGGTTGTGTTACAGACGAAATCACTAAGCTCAAGAGCTTAACGGTTTTTGACATTAGCAGAAATAAGTTTGTTGGATCCTTGCCTCAGGGTTTGAAATTCATGCAGAAAGTGCAAGTACTTGATATTGCATCAAACATGTTTATAGGAGAAGTTCCAGAGGCTATTTGCACCTTACCAAATTTGGCCAATTTCACATTCTCTTACAATTATTTTGATGCCTTGGACAAAGCTTGTGCACCACCACTTAAGAAAAATCTTGTGGTAGAAGATAAGGAAAATTGTTTAGGAGGAAGACCAGACCAGAGAAAAGAGAGAGATTGTCAATCTGTTTTGAGCAAACCTGTGGATTGCAGTAAAGATAAATGTAGAGCTAACAAAGAAGGACCAGCACCAAAGGAACCAAATCCCCCTATGCCACCCAAAAGAACTCCTTCAACCCCAAAACCACCTAAGTCTAATCCACCCAAGATTTCACCTTTACCACCACCAGTTCACTCTCCACCACCACCAgtaccaagtccaaaaccaaagccACCTCCGGTTCACTCTCCACCACCACCCGTGGCATCACCGCCCCCACCAgtacc GGTTCACTCTCCACCACCACCAGTGGCATCACCGCCCCCACCAgtaccaagtccaaaaccaaagccCCCTCCGGTTCACTCTTCACCCCCACCCGTGGCATCACCTCCACCACCAgtaccaagtccaaaaccaaagccACCTCCGGTTCACTCTCCACCACCACCCGTAGCATCACCTCCACCACCAgtaccaagtccaaaaccaaagccACCTCCCGTCCATTCCCCACCACCACCAGTGGCATCACCTCCACCACCAGtgccaagtccaaaaccaaaccCACCTCCGGTTCACTCTCCTCCTCCACCAGTGGCATCGCCTCCACCACCAGTGCCAAGTCCAAAACCACAGCCGCCTCCAGTCCACTCTCCTCCACCACCAGTGGCATCACCTCCACCACCAGTGCCAAGTCCAAAACCACAGCCGCCTCCAGTCCACTCTCCTCCACCACTAGTGGCATCACCTCCGCCTCCAGTTCACTCCCCACCACCACCAGTCCAGTCTTCTCCACCACCAGTGGCATCACCTCCGCCTCCAGTTCACTCCCCACCACCACCAGTCCATTCTTCTCCACCACCAGTGGCATCACCTCCGCCTCCAGTTCACTCCCCACCACCACCAGTCCATTCTCCTCCACCACCAGTGGCATCCCTTCCGCCTCCAGTTCATTCGCCACCTCCTCCAGTTCActctccaccaccaccaccagtTCATTCCCCACCTCTTCCAGTTCATTCTCCACCGCCACCAGTTCACTCACCACCACCTCCAGTCTTTTCTCCTCCTCCACCGGTCTACTCCCCACCTCCACCTAAACCTATTCAATCACCACCTCCTGCTCCATTGGCATCTCCCCCTCCACCTGTTTTCGAGGATGTTATCCTTCCTCCAAACTTGGGATCAATTTACGCATCACCACCACCACCAATTTTCCCTGGTTACTAA